In Trifolium pratense cultivar HEN17-A07 linkage group LG7, ARS_RC_1.1, whole genome shotgun sequence, a genomic segment contains:
- the LOC123896276 gene encoding uncharacterized protein LOC123896276, whose translation MALQHLFIIFFLFGFAKSQSIIHPFNHTDLQAAISDMRSKSYYGFAMLLQMLNGTSQPIRELTFLMPDDRELSSSNITADEIEDFLLSHSIPLPLYFNDLSHFPTGTLVPSGISSRMIRIHNRGRTDFFVNNAQIVTANVCLSSVIKCHGVDAIIEYD comes from the coding sequence ATGGCtctacaacatttatttataattttttttctctttggatTTGCAAAATCACAATCTATTATACACCCTTTTAATCATACTGATTTACAAGCAGCAATAAGTGACATGAGATCAAAATCATATTatggatttgcaatgcttttgCAAATGTTAAATGGAACATCACAACCAATTAGAGAGTTAACTTTTTTAATGCCAGATGATAGAGAATTATCTTCCTCAAATATTACAGCTGATGAAATTGAAGATTTCTTATTAAGTCATTCAATTCCTTTGCCTTTATATTTCAATGATTTATCTCATTTTCCAACTGGTACTCTTGTTCCTTCAGGAATCAGCTCAAGAATGATTAGGATTCATAATCGCGGTAGAACAGATTTCTTTGTTAATAATGCACAAATTGTTACTGCTAATGTTTGTTTGAGTTCTGTCATCAAATGTCATGGAGTTGATGCAATAATTGAATATGATTGA
- the LOC123896277 gene encoding uncharacterized protein LOC123896277, with product MGRENHDPTIVHSSIALLQERFRQLERVKEMREERELKKMLNETKQFNSNNITTPSYDYDQSTRLFSSNHELIIPSRSSSPPHVSLSLWPTTSQVQQEEYFTSLKNPISMNLCTTNYPQNMQSSWKNGYDCDSSSDSGVDTSLHL from the coding sequence ATGGGAAGAGAAAACCATGACCCTACTATTGTTCACTCTTCCATTGCACTTCTACAAGAGAGGTTTAGACAATTAGAAAGAGTAAAAGAaatgagagaagagagagagctAAAGAAAATGCtcaatgaaacaaaacaattcAATTCCAATAACATTACTACTCCAAGTTATGATTATGATCAATCAACAAGGTTGTTTTCTTCCAACCATGAATTGATTATTCCATCACGATCATCATCACCACCTCatgtttctctttctctttggcCAACAACATCACAGGTACAACAAGAGGAGTACTTTACAAGTTTGAAGAATCCAATTTCAATGAACTTATGCACTACAAATTATCCACAAAACATGCAATCTTCATGGAAGAATGGTTATGATTGTGACTCTTCCTCTGATTCTGGTGTTGACACTTCTCTTCACCTTTGA